ACTGGTCCCAATACCATTATCATCACCAACATATTGGTCTGAATAGTTAGTACTTGAGGGAGACCATGTAGGAACTACACCCCCATCCCTTTCTCTAGTACTACTGGAAGATTCTGCTGTTGAATCTTCAGAATTCCTCCTCCCTACCGCAAAATTAAAATGTGGGGTGGCATTGGTTCGAGCTGTTTGCATGACGGCTTGGTCACGCGTGTCTCTCCTAGGACCTTCAGCTACATTGATGTCTGTTGGAACTTCTGCCCTACTTTCCACAACTGAATTCCTAATATCCACAGAGTTCTCTTCATCTTCAGCTCTGAACAAAGATGACGTCATGCTTGGCACCATTTGATCTTCATAGCGTCGAACAGTAACTATTACGGGGTTGTTCCTGACTGATTCGTGGTCCATCTCCATATGCATGGCCTGCGGAAAGGCTATTGGCGAGTCAGCAGAGTCACCATGTCCTTCTTCCATACCATTCTCAATCGCAGCTCTTGCAGCTGCATCATTCTGCCACATTTGTGATAAGGCTTGTTCTAGTCTAACTTTTGCTGAATCAATTTCAATGATCGGAAGAGGATAATTGGAACCCAGCTCAATGCCAGCAGCTTCAAGTACAGATTCTGGTGCATTCCATGGATGGTGTATCCATTCGGTGGGCAGCCTAGCAAGTTCAGGAAGCCACCGCCGGACATATTCCCCATGAGGGTCACACTTGTATCCCACAAACTGCCAGAAAAAGAACAGGTCCAAATAACAAGTCAgcctttattaaaaaaatttacatgAAGAAACAAGAAGAGAAATGGAAAAAGGGATAGAGAGCAAAATCTGCAGCCTCCCTTTTGTTTAACATGAAAACACAAGAAAGAAAAACAGAAGGAAGGATTCCTCAGGATAGTAAATAAGTACAATTTGCAATTAGGCACTCACATACACATTCCATCTTAGCTTTAACACTTTCTGTAAGAAGATTGAGGCCCATGAGATGTTCATGCAATGTCTACTAGCAAGTCAGTGCCATGGAACTAACTTACAATCTGAAAATAACAATTACCACAACGTGGAAGGCTATACACGCATTCGAAGTATATACTAGTCGTAaatctattaaaaaatttatgataGTGTGAAGGTCTATAATTGGTGTTCCAGCAATATAGTATGAAGGTCTATAGTATGAAGGTCTATAATTGGTGTTCCAGCAACTCTAGTATGAAGGCTATAATTGGTGTTCCTGCAACTCTAGTATGAAGGTCTATAATTGGTGTTCCAGCAACTCTACTATGTTagagaagaaatagaagaaaaggAATTGCAACTGTGAAGTTTTGAAAAATTTCAATTGGAAAAGGAGAGTCTGCCCAAAGATTACCCTAACATACCTGTGGATTATCAATCCGATCAAGCTCACGACCATCAGGTAGGGTACCAGAGATATATTGCCAACCTAGAGCATCACTCTCAAGATCTGCATCTAACAATGTGTCCCAAAAATATTTCATTCCCCACCTCCATGGAAGCTGCAGAACCTTCACAAAGAAACTAGATACCACAACTCGGATACGATCATGTAGCCAGCCAGTTGCCCATAACTCTCTCATACCAGCATCAACCAAAGGATAACCTGTTCTACCTTGTCTCCATGCCTTAAAGTAGCCCTCATCCACTACCCATGGGAAGTACCTTAGGTGACCAAGCAAGGGCCTTTCATGGCTATAAGGATGATTAAAACTCATGTATCTTGAGTACTCCCTCAGCCCAATGGACTTGAGGAACAAATTAACACTCTCTTGACCAGCTTTATTTCCTTCATTGGCCCAGAGAACTTGCTTGATGCGAACAAGATGGAATACCTTACGAACACTGACTTCTCCAAAATGTAAATGTGGAGACAGAAAGGATGTTGTTGCACTATCAGCTTTCCGACGGTTCTGCGAGTACTCAAGTAATGGTCCATTAACGAAAGTAGTTAGTGCTTTATCAGCATTACTCCAGCCAGGTGACCATGCCCGAGCAAGAAGTGCATTGCTTCCTTTCTCTGATTCATCTTCAAATACCAAGTTGTCTGAAAGGCATCTTGATGCATCACCTGGAAGTTTGCACATGAACCCATGTATAAACCAAGTTAATCGAAATCAGTGCTCTTATAAGTACATTAATACCATCCTAGTAATTTGTTTGACCCTTAGCTTATTAGTGACAGCTCAAACATAGTCAGCATCACCTTTCTATTTTTGAAGGACTTGAATATCTGCCAACATGCACATTATGCACCATGTAGCGATCTCCGAGCTTAGAGTCTAGCAACGTGTTCATTACGGTGCAATGACATTATTTTTATCTGACAATTAATATATCTATTACCTCGAGGAGATCTCCCAATTTGTGTGCATCATTGGTGGAACATAACAGTAAGCcaagtaacaacaacaacatacccagtataatcctgcaagtggggtctggggaggatagaaTATGGAGGTACATAGGTTATTTCGGAAAGACCCACCATgccctactaaccttctacccttaTGTTAAACAAAATATGTACAAACAAGAATAGAAATTTTATCCAGAAAGCCAACACGATATAGGAGAAGCTTAGATGAGAACAAACCAGAAATAATCCTTTTAGGTGGAAGAAGTGGAGCATCTGGATCATAAGGCATGCTAAGGCATCTCTCCCAAAAAGCAGAAAATGTTGTGAACGGGCGACCTTCATCATCGTTAACTTCCCATGGTTCATAGAG
This region of Solanum dulcamara chromosome 9, daSolDulc1.2, whole genome shotgun sequence genomic DNA includes:
- the LOC129902080 gene encoding cryptochrome-1 yields the protein MAGGGCSIVWFRRDLRVEDNPALAAGVRAGAVIAVFIWAPEEEGHYYPGRVSRWWLKQSLAHLDSSLKSLGTSLITKRSTDSVSSLLEVVKSTGATQLFFNHLYDPISLVRDHRTKEIFTAQGILVRSFNADLLYEPWEVNDDEGRPFTTFSAFWERCLSMPYDPDAPLLPPKRIISGDASRCLSDNLVFEDESEKGSNALLARAWSPGWSNADKALTTFVNGPLLEYSQNRRKADSATTSFLSPHLHFGEVSVRKVFHLVRIKQVLWANEGNKAGQESVNLFLKSIGLREYSRYMSFNHPYSHERPLLGHLRYFPWVVDEGYFKAWRQGRTGYPLVDAGMRELWATGWLHDRIRVVVSSFFVKVLQLPWRWGMKYFWDTLLDADLESDALGWQYISGTLPDGRELDRIDNPQFVGYKCDPHGEYVRRWLPELARLPTEWIHHPWNAPESVLEAAGIELGSNYPLPIIEIDSAKVRLEQALSQMWQNDAAARAAIENGMEEGHGDSADSPIAFPQAMHMEMDHESVRNNPVIVTVRRYEDQMVPSMTSSLFRAEDEENSVDIRNSVVESRAEVPTDINVAEGPRRDTRDQAVMQTARTNATPHFNFAVGRRNSEDSTAESSSSTRERDGGVVPTWSPSSTNYSDQYVGDDNGIGTSSSYLQRHPQSHQLMNWQRLSQTG